The window TTGTTATTTTTTAATCTGTCAATTTCCTTTCCtttctgttataaaaaaaaaaactcgagaatACAGTGTAACGGACTCAAATAAACTCGTAAATTCAAACAAACCTTTCATTTATATTACTTCATTTGTCTCGAAACAAATATCATCTTTTTTGTTTGTTGAATTTAAGATGAGCTTGCTTATATATCGAGACTTTATCACACAGATTAAGAAAAAGATAACTGTCACATGTACCCTAACTTTTTACTTATTTTTTGTTTTACATGTACAAAATATGAGCACAAATTAACATTATCACATTTTTTTATCCATTTATAAAAATGGATAACTAATTTATAATATCAAAAAAATTTAATGAACAATAGATTTGAAACGGATTAAATTATAAATAAGTACGTTGAACTTGAGTTTTAAACATAAGGTACAAGTATCAAGTATGACTCAGAATATAAGTTTAGCTCGACTCGTTTACACCCCAACTGCAACTAAAAAGGAGTAATATTAATGAAAAGTAATCCAAATGTCTTTTTGAAACCAACTATATACCATTTAGACATGATTGAAATCTCGGTCGAGACCTATATATTCATTCCAAAAACATTCCAGACTGCACGCTTCAGTTGATTGATAACATATATAAACACTACATTATTAACAACACAAATATACACCACAATCAACTAAACTTAGTCATTTATGCACGGAAATTAGTAAAAGCCGCATGCACGATTACTTGTTAATTAGATGCAAACACTGAAGTGACCATCTAAATAGAGAGGGCTTCACCCGGTTTTAATCTGAGTGGTTGTGAGTTCAGACTCTATGAATTAATCGACAAAGTCATGATTaactataattataaattacaattctattaataataactatctaAATCCGCATTACAGTCAAAATTACTCAGCATGGTGACACCCTAAATTGTTGCAGAAATGCCttcatctatatataaataaaatacaacAATACCAAATACTTAATCGTAGTATTCATCCGAAAACACATTAGTTTGAACCCCGTTCACTTCCGGTTGCGGCTCTGAAACGATTTCATAAATAATGTCGTCCacctcatcatcttcatcttgttcTTCACGTTCTGTTTGTGTTGTTTCCTTGGCTCGAGATTCATCCTGAGCAGTCATTGCTTCTTCATACGACGATTCGTACCACACCATTCCCCTTCCTATAATTCCTTTGTTATGAAAATCTCTTAATCGGTTCTGTTTCGTCTTTTCTGAACTCTTTGGCTCTCCCCAATAATCATATCTATACAACGGGTTTTCAGGGTCGTATTTGTCTTTTGCAACGGTGGTCGGATCATGGTACTTTCCTGGCTCATCCAAAGGCAAACCAACCGCTCTACGACTGCCACAAATTTAACAAAAAGGTATACATTATAACATCACATATATGTTAATTTTGGATACATAAATTTACTGAAACTACATATTTTGAATATATGCAATTTgcccaaaaataataaaaatttcctCGTTTTGAAAAGTATCAAGTGCAAATACCAGCTTATATCTCTGACAAAATCTTCAGATCCGAAGATTAACATTACATAGAAGTTAATTTTCGGATCTGTTTGATGTTATTAAGTTTTTTCGCCCAAAACAAAGTGCAAATACCAGCTTATATCTCTGAGTAAAGCTTCTCTTTCCTCGACGGACCGGCGCCAGTGAACCAAGTCGTATTCATCCATTTCATGATTTCGCCTCAACTTATCTATTTTGTAAGTAGCTTCGCCTTTTTCCATTACTTGTCGTTTCAATGCATTATGATGCTGTGCAAATATATATGTTAGATTCAGATTAATATGATGAAGGGTTTTGGATGTGCTATTTGAAAAGACTGTGATACTGATAATCAGCTATAAATGAACAGTTAATAGAACATAGCATTTAAAATAACATAACATTAGAAACATGATATTAACCATTAAAAACTGATAATTGTGATATCAACTTCTAATCAATGCAAAAACCAAAAATCAAAACAACATTTTAAAACAATCGTGACAACCAATTCATATAGAGAAATTGTTACGCACCTCGCGCTCTGCAAATGCGGCTTCCAGGTCAAGATCTTTTACACTCACGTTCTAATGCATATTAATAAATAAGTCAGTTAATGATAATTTACAATATAAAACGGTGATCAAGTTAAGGGTACTCACGACAATTCTTTTGGGTAGTAGACTTTCCTTGTAATAATCTTGGGTATATTGAACACTGTTTTCTTCATCAAATTCCTCTTCATCGGCTAACTCTGACAGCTTTTTACCCTCATATTTGTCAGGGTTAATCTCCATATCATCCATAATCAATTGTTCAGCAACATGTATTTGCCATAACTGCAAAAGATTGGCACTTTAATCATCAAAAGGTTTGGGTAAAGACAATCTTGAATCTAGATTGCATgtaataataactaataactaCCACAAAGGTTTTAAAGACTAATCAATTATTGATTATTGTTGTTATACTTATTTGTATGAGACCAGAACAAAAAAATCTATAGCAATAAGAAGAGAGAATACCGTATTAACATAAGGGTGATTACATATCAAAGGTTCCTCCTCCACCTTAATTCCTGGATCGTCCTTCGAGATTGGTGGCCTTCGAGAATCACGCTGGTACAAGGAGTATTAATTAAGAGTATTAAAACAACGAACACAACTTGTTTAtcatatatatgtttttaaaattCCAAACCATAGACATTATATATTACAAACAATTAGGATACATAAAGACTGAGGATGTAGAAGAAGATTATTATATCATTTTCTAGGAAACACTAATACTTACACGCAACTCATCCATATTAGTATCTTCCTCACGATAGAATATTGGTGGATAGTCAAATCTTTTAAAACTGCAGACAAAAAGACAAAAGAACGATGTCATGGACAAAACATTTACTATAGTTTCAGGAGTTGTGATAAATGGGCAAGTCAATTCACACGTCAAATCGTTTTGTACACATAGAAATGAGTCAGGTCAGGCCAACACAGAACATATTTATGAAATAAATTtagattattttataaaatattgaAATGTTGAAAATGATGACATAAATTGTAAATATTTCTGATATAATTTCTTTTTAAATGAGAAAAAATGGTACTTTTTGCATTAAAATGGTACTTTAGATGGCTTTAACCAGTATCTGACCATCTGCCCTGTTTCCCTTTAAATTGACAAACTTATTAGTATGTTAGACACCAAAAATACCCCTAAATCGAATCAATCACTCATCAAGCCACTAGTTTTTAGCTGATTAACAATTTATGTAGAATATAATTAGGAAAATAAGTCTACTTACATAAGGTGGTCGATATTAGGATCAACAAAACGCATCTCGATAGGGAATCGGTAACGGTAAGGATCTCGCTTTGCCTAATGAAAATATAATCAACATAATGTAAAGGATAGCAGCATTTCACAAGCAATGGGGAAATGTAAATCATAAGCATTTTGAAGAGTTGTAACTCACCAGAATTTCAACAATGACATGCATACTAACTTTTATATGATGTCGAATCCAAAACCAATCATTACGTTTAATCGGAACCCACCTGCGATGCCCATGCAGCACATAATTAAATATTTGAGATGCTGCCTCACATGGTAATACTAGAGCTGGCGAAACTTGACGGGTTGTGTAACACGTCAAAATGACAACTTTGTGCACGAGTTTGGTTGACCTTAACCACTTTTTTGTCAAAAAATGTTAACTTCTCTAAAGATAAGTATCGGGTCACATTACAGAAGTCATATGATTTTAAAAAATACTAATATAATCAAGCAGGTTTTATGCACTATGATTATGTTTTGGACAACTTTCAACCTGTTTGATCCATTTGACTTATTACCTTTTCATCTAACCTTTTCAATTTACTTGTTTAGCTCGTTGGAAGTTGGAACATCGCTAAATTGACACATTAGTTCGTATATAGGTCAAGATTGCCACCTCTAGGTAATACACAAGCAAACAATGTATATCCAAACAATCAACATGTTTGAAAGGGATTGCATTGAGAACAACTATAGGCATTAAAAAGCGTGAGCCAATAATACGCTTACCCGTCATGTACACCCCCAATGTCAACAAAAGCTCCTTGATAAAGATGCAAAGTAGTCACTTTACCAACACAAATCTACACAATATACAGCAAATAAAATTCTTTTCTTGCCAAAAATCATACCTATAACATGAAATATTATACTCGTGTGGGTGTAACATAAGTCACATTTTGAACTAATAAGACACACAATTTCTATCGGATATTTGAAATTCAAAGTTTGCAGAGCAACAAAACTTACTTGTCCTGGGTAGTAAAATGGTAGTTCATACTGCAGATATAAAAGGTAAAATCAGTAGAAAATCATCCATATGCATTGAGTATTCAAATCAAAACtggaaaaatatatttatattatattaaatgaaaaatgtaattaaataaataCAAAATGCACATATGAACAAATATGTAATCTTACCATTCCTTCTTTATAATCTTTCCCTCTCTTTCTCCTACCAggaaaataatcttgatcatacTGCATAAACATTATGAATACCATTAGTATCTACCTTTTCGCAATTTTTGAAGCATAATGTtctaaaaaattaaataaaagtaCGAAAATCAATGAcattataataattctaataaacctTATAAGATTCTTGCTCTAGTCTATCTCTATTAGCATCAACCCATTCATTATACTGTTTCAAAAACACCTTATATCTATCCAAACACAATCCATCAACATCACTTTTAGCTTCATTCATCACTTGATCAACACCAACTCTAAATTCTAACTTATGAGCTTCCCTAATAAACTCCAGCTCCTTCCTATCAACTTCCCACCCTCTCGGCGGCCAATCACGAGGCGGCACGTGTCGCACCACCATCGGGCCAGCCCACGTAGTCGTCAACGGCGGCGGAATCTCGCCTTTAATTTCAAACTGTTTGGCATAAAATTCGTCCTCTGTTAACCCTAATTCTTCCATTTTCTTCTTCCTGTAACTAGGTCTTAACATTTTAAACGCTTCAATTGTTTCAGGGTTTTCCAATTGTACTTCTTCACCTTCGTTCAATGATTTTCGCGCGAAATCGCCTTCTGGAGTGAGGATTTCTTCCCACGGCGCCCAACCGCCGTCGATCCAGTTGCGACGGCGAGCTTCGTCTTCGGTTTCGACGTCTTTTGGACCGAATTTCTGGATGAATTCTTCGTCGACGGGGAATTCGTCGGCGGAGAACGCATTGGTGGTGAAGTTGGTGGTGGTGATTAGGTTTGGAGTTAGGTGACGAGGTTTGTGAAGTTTATTAGGGTTTATGATGATTTTGGGGGGAAGGAATGAGATTGGGTAAGGGTTTAAGAGGGTTTGCATTTTTCAGTTGGTTTCTGTTTCAGTGTGGATAAAGTTTGCTTTTGAGGTTTTATGTAGTGTTGTGTTGTACAGTATAGACTTATGAGCAAGGTTGCAGAAATCGGTTCTGGGGgagttctgaaaggacccgttcatatacattataaatgattcacaatagttgattacattgcgagttatttgacctctatatgatacattttacaaatattgcattcgtttttaaaagacaaactttctttacatcgaaaattgacagacatgcataccatttcataatatccaatatccaactataaattaatttaataataatctttgatgaactcaatgactcgaatgcaacgttcttcaaaatatgctatgaaagactccaagtaatatctttaaaatgagcaaatgcacagcggaagatttctttaacacctgagaataaacatgctttaaagtgtcaaccaaaaggttggtgagttcattagtttatcataatcatttatttccatcattttaatagaccacgagaatttcatttccagttctcataaatatacgtcccatgcatagagacaaaaatcattcatatggtgaacacctggtaaccgaccttaacaagatgcatatagaatatccccatcattccgggactcccttcggacatgataaattcgaagtactaaagcatccggtactttggatggggcttgttgggcccaatagatctatctttaggattcgcgtcaattagggtgtatgttccctaattcttagattaccagactaaaaaggggcatattcggtttaataatccagccatagaatgtagtttcgattacttgtgtctatttcgtaaaacatttataaaagcagcgcatgtattctcagtcccaaaaatatatattgcaaaatcatttaaaaatggagcaaatgaaactcaccatactgtatttcgtagtaaaaatacatataacgtcattgaacacgtgcaaggttggcctcggattcacgaacctaaattaattatatatatttatgtgttggtcaatatttgtctaacaaattaggtcaagtcatagtgtaccacaatcctaatgctcgagactaatatgcaaaagtcaacaaaagtaaatttgactcaaaataatttccaaaaatctatacatgattaatatatagtttaaatatcgtcgttttatatttttaaatattttttaaaagatttattagagtaaataatataatttatttgttaataaataaaattttatattaaatttatataataaaatatacttttatatatattaagtaataaaatttatagggttcatttaatatcataaagataatatgataggtattattaaagtaagttattacacgtagtaaaatatgtttgtatcacatatttatttgataaaataatatctataatgatagtaagtaaaagttgtattattttgtaataataataattattataaaaatatcaatatttataattactaagatgatattatgataaaacgataattctaattatgataactttaatatttacgataatttttaatattatctttaaaataataattctatttaaaataataataataatgatattttatagtaacaatgacatttctattaaaatgataatttttgttaaaatgatagttttaatactaacgatacttttaataataatagtaatgataaaaataataagaacgataattttatttaaatcaatatcttataatattttaatttcatcaagatactcttactcattatttcctaatcgtttcgtttaatagcttttaatcgtcttttatatcgtgttcataataatgataataatagtaatcaaaataattaggtgttacaaatatttgttttaattacactaatattaataatgatagttactataacattattaacgataatactaataattatcttaatgataatatagtaataataataataacaataacaataaccatttttaaataatgatatatatattaataatgataataataataataataataataataataataataataataataataataataataataataataataattggataataataataatactaattataactttaacgataataacgatagtaataataaaaaaataacaatttttaatgataaatcccttttattgataaagataataataatcataataataagataaactagaacgacgataaaaacgacgataataataatcatttttaataaaaatatcgaaaattcaattgattataacttctaatccgttcatcgaaaccattcgatatctaaaggaaaagttcttaatttttcgctagctttccaaggacatgcatatcttataccttatctcaaccgcaagtgtaactaattcaagattcaacctaacctgtctaagggcaatatcaaaagtacaagcatgcataatcctaaatactcgagcactaatcagggatacactattagtatgtaaaagttaaattatgagtactcacgtatcaatattgagattcaatattgcaggaaaggtacgtagacgcaacggaaatgataaacactatattgacctcacgagcatacccatgaaccatactcaatcacctccatagctataacccataatttccttaatcctatcctactcgaaaaacaatttcgaaaccactcgaacagcactccgtcgtaatattttatgtatactaataatatcttgaaataatacggagtaaatatatatatgtaaatcgattgagagagtttagagaaaaatattttcaagtttctatgaaataatgaaacctattgaattctatttataatagatttttgaattattaaagtgaattattaaagtatgaattattaaagtgaattattaaagtatgaattattaaagtgaattattaaagtatgaattattaaagtaaattattaaagtatgaattattaaagtgaattattaaagtatgaatcattaaagtgaattattaaagttaaagtaaagtaaaaacaaagtaaaggtaaagtttaagtatagtaaaagtataaaactatgtacgtataatacgcgtataaatatatataatattaatttaaatcgttatatatatttaataaaataaaatataaatatcgttatatttatcatactagttaagtaatgagttgtcaaaagtggttctagatatttataaaagttatatacgttttaataataaagttctttttaaactgaaaacgtttttgtacgtttgaaactaaatagatcaatcgagtctttatgagattcaatcttccactatcctttgtctagttctcaatgattgacaatttgttcttatttataaatcactttaccattttccgaatattgttaaaatggaaagatttctcaaatcaacgtgggcctttcaacagagacttgtaatcataattcaatatatctgataatttaatcatttgatcttatcttctaattccattgataaacattttgaaacagatacaatcatataaagtatttaatctaatattttgtttacgtttca of the Rutidosis leptorrhynchoides isolate AG116_Rl617_1_P2 chromosome 5, CSIRO_AGI_Rlap_v1, whole genome shotgun sequence genome contains:
- the LOC139846677 gene encoding protein PLASTID TRANSCRIPTIONALLY ACTIVE 10: MQTLLNPYPISFLPPKIIINPNKLHKPRHLTPNLITTTNFTTNAFSADEFPVDEEFIQKFGPKDVETEDEARRRNWIDGGWAPWEEILTPEGDFARKSLNEGEEVQLENPETIEAFKMLRPSYRKKKMEELGLTEDEFYAKQFEIKGEIPPPLTTTWAGPMVVRHVPPRDWPPRGWEVDRKELEFIREAHKLEFRVGVDQVMNEAKSDVDGLCLDRYKVFLKQYNEWVDANRDRLEQESYKYDQDYFPGRRKRGKDYKEGMYELPFYYPGQICVGKVTTLHLYQGAFVDIGGVHDGWVPIKRNDWFWIRHHIKVSMHVIVEILAKRDPYRYRFPIEMRFVDPNIDHLIFKRFDYPPIFYREEDTNMDELRRDSRRPPISKDDPGIKVEEEPLICNHPYVNTLWQIHVAEQLIMDDMEINPDKYEGKKLSELADEEEFDEENSVQYTQDYYKESLLPKRIVNVSVKDLDLEAAFAEREHHNALKRQVMEKGEATYKIDKLRRNHEMDEYDLVHWRRSVEEREALLRDISCRRAVGLPLDEPGKYHDPTTVAKDKYDPENPLYRYDYWGEPKSSEKTKQNRLRDFHNKGIIGRGMVWYESSYEEAMTAQDESRAKETTQTEREEQDEDDEVDDIIYEIVSEPQPEVNGVQTNVFSDEYYD